The Tenebrio molitor chromosome 5, icTenMoli1.1, whole genome shotgun sequence genome has a segment encoding these proteins:
- the LOC138131465 gene encoding uncharacterized protein isoform X1 produces MNNQKFPSRAGTVGLGDSYEFLMAAYYGLHLSLNENVTDFKLSTNNNDMGNFDDIVLEITYSDGDEFLYALQLKHCASKDESISLMSFDGDKGKFGLTKYCKGFKSIEEVCSDNPSYTLPFDKFYFILYTNQVLPKFTKNERGKKIEIDELPLTKKSDITIYRHDKCVARNLLSLSDSNSHFIYKFKTDKQDLLDEKFLDHFFLYTGQKEVKDVEYEISRFIRSIFSNCDGDVVTNYLNFFKAWWRGDFGNYKLTKRDIMLKLAEYVLIQHIPDVNFKKLPHYGKKSQLLDDCFKNFDLTVVETVENNEIVDSIWGMVLKRYFKDIEKSWLWSQPLPKVETKFLPEDQKVPISAQGENFIDQSLKKIYTILWHMDILPLVIQVSESHKKGIYAAIKLCEDFEQKKKFIVIDRQFAEDEFNEDLKIFKKLSDVVEFEKFDEIKKEFMVSLQGRQGVTLERLIQLDSRFLEIISTKEFLQMLGDNFCIGDDCKKSLPRHYVTRQTPKILLKTEAIDEIQSDLFVVSCQEFQKPNLKSTTFDMHKYLLMKGGNKQFPDKFVVLVNGLCSEKQFKEISSLNNNRNCHHVRIVNNGTIEWIESQGNISQLRAYMIDVLNFQDDHFVNDLEVLDYFNNRINVINAGPGMGKSIMMKFLKYKCPPNHWVIMINLNDHVKFFKEEHTVNEAVEYLLATESKNLFVKQVVQIFSSRMRILFLWDGFDELPGACVNPVVSLMKKLSVEGYWQWIAARNNSRQFLEDTFNLLSLTMTQFSEQDQQVYIYNHIKERYDDEEKVKRMVVQLNENMSSSLSCGYFDYTGVPLQINMVMEIFLKNPQKYLEEIKIVTLTDIYQEFTDGKFTNLFERASAKSKNYLMQKIQMKFKGAQLPQYEIAALKASFDDKIFNSLNLDCDKFLQEIVQNRDSVGLIFGLNDENKPVFTHKTYEEFLTASWLAKNYKDHPDLVQIIFNEEHNNIRLMFDMILAKDSPVHISILYRNMNILETYGNDVSKYKDKGGRNPLQIACAWGSKHPLGTTFQSNTGETVISINENISEPQLNVEVVNFLLSHGCNPFDKDVLIGWDAVEYADKTLSLSLLEAILAFKHEIDFAKLSNFNDINTLLYYSVKYNYQNLFFRLSDYPYLELSLEGEDMRTLLQFAVQMDRLDFVKLLLNLPHYQNAINKPYKDLGSPLFSAGSNGNIEMFKFLQTKGAQIDRNQSSPLLVAVALGHKAFCRLLLEEKMDVNETFMDGNSVLQIAAMKDHLDVLELLLDYGASVNYVSCLDLTALDYCIDNGCLRGAEILVAKGANVNRQGRTLYGYSPLHNTCELGHAEMVKFLLRSGADPTIKSNQLYTPLHVALINKQEEIAKILIEADCSVINEYSEEKSTPLMLAALENFHSTVEMLSQLGADMDSRESKDSPLRIATLKQFDKCVSILLTFGATVNRADIHGNSPLFYAIQNEAIMNLFLDNAATDVNFKGKGFITPLHFAAENGKIRAVEQLIAHRADVDAVDVNHRTPLHYAARQKHDVIVKCLLKHNASVGDGISLLYLACITDSPDCLLTLLNHGIDVNMSDQEGTSALHFAAMKSLFCVKVLLKKGAVVNVTGKNGLTPLSFAVFLGKIDIVKELVENGADLQLGFDRSTALHVSARLGDIATLILLITLGSDVNAQDEDGRTALHCISEQSDDHLLFKILKTVKSCKIGFQLERSFEDCANELIERGTLVTKASKSGWTPIVAAAFHNNLDMVKFFQKKLQSRRDLDDEWQKSFLAAALKNHEAVLQFLHESGLAKVNGAGGTGRMTALHCACSEGSFQCALYLIKNGANVDATNADGCTPLYFCARRGYLDVVRLLLENKAEVNVPNGHGNTSVFAAAAQGLLDVVTSLRENGADINVIDDDGDTPLHDAAAGGHLQVVQYLVSEGADVGLRNKNGKVPADLAIDNERDDVVHFFQSNT; encoded by the exons ATGAATAACCAG AAATTCCCATCCAGGGCTGGCACCGTTGGCTTAGGTGACAGTTACGAATTTCTGATGGCCGCTTATTACGGTTTACACCTGAGTCTCAACGAAAACGTGACCGACTTCAAGCTGTCTACAAACAACAACGACATGGGAAACTTCGACGATATCGTCCTTGAAATTACTTACTCAGACGGTGACGAATTCTTGTATGCTCTGCAACTGAAACACTGCGCAAGTAAGGATGAAAGCATAAGTCTGATGTCTTTCGACGGTGACAAGGGAAAATTCGGTTTGACCAAGTACTGCAAAGGATTCAAAAGCATTGAAGAGGTATGTTCTGACAACCCTTCGTACACCCTACCTTTCGACAAGTTTTACTTTATCTTGTATACCAATCAAGTGTTGCCGAAATTCACAAAGAACGAAAGGggcaaaaaaattgaaatagacGAGCTGCCCTTGACCAAGAAGTCAGACATCACAATCTACAGACACGACAAGTGCGTGGCGAGGAACTTGCTAAGCTTGTCCGATTCTAACTCCCACTTTATTTACAAGTTCAAGACCGACAAGCAAGACTTGTTGGATGAAAAATTCTTGGATCATTTTTTCTTGTACACCGGGCAAAAAGAGGTGAAAGACGTCGAGTACGAAATCAGCAGATTCATCCGGAGCATCTTCAGCAACTGCGACGGCGACGTTGTCACTAACTATTTGAACTTCTTCAAAGCTTGGTGGAGGGGCGACTTTGGCAATTACAAGTTGACCAAGAGAGACATAATGTTGAAACTAGCCGAATACGTCTTGATCCAACACATTCCCGATGTCAACTTCAAGAAGCTTCCGCACTACGGGAAAAAATCCCAGCTGCTCgacgattgtttcaaaaattttgacttgaCGGTAGTTGAAACTGTGGAAAACAATGAGATCGTTGACTCTATTTGGGGGATGGTTCTGAAGAGATATTTCAAAGATATTGAAAAGTCATGGTTGTGGTCGCAACCTTTGCCCAAAGTTGAGACAAAATTTTTGCCTGAAGATCAAAAAGTACCGATCTCGGCGCAaggtgaaaattttattgaccAGTCTTTAAAGAAGATTTATACTATTTTGTGGCACATGGATATTTTGCCTTTGGTTATCCAGGTCAGCGAGAGCCACAAGAAGGGAATTTATGCGGCAATCAAACTTTGTGAggattttgaacaaaaaaagaaatttattgtgattgACAGGCAGTTCGCCGAAGACGAATTCAATGAAGAtttgaagatttttaaaaaattgtcagaTGTCGTCGAGTTTGAAAAGTTTGATGAAATCAAGAAGGAGTTCATGGTTTCTCTTCAAGGACGACAGGGGGTTACTCTTGAACGTCTTATCCAGCTTGACAGTCGCTTCCTCGAAATTATATCAACTAAAGAATTTCTTCAAATGTTAGGTGATAATTTCTGTATCGGGGATGACTGCAAAAAAAGTCTGCCAAGGCACTACGTGACAAGACAGACACCAAAGATTTTACTTAAAACAGAGGCGATCGACGAAATTCAATCCGATTTGTTTGTGGTTAGTTGCCAAGAGTTCCAAAAACCTAATTTAAAAAGTACCACTTTTGACATGCATAAGTATCTCTTGATGAAAGGTGGCAACAaacaatttcccgataaatttgttgttttggtTAATGGACTCTGCTCTGAAAAACAATTCAAGGAAATTTCTTCGTTAAACAACAATCGGAATTGTCACCATGTTCGAATTGTCAACAATGGAACCATCGAGTGGATAGAATCACAAGGAAATATCAGTCAATTGAGAGCTTACATGATTGATGTACTAAACTTCCAAGACGATCATTTCGTCAACGATTTAGAAGTATTAGATTATTTCAACAACAGAATTAATGTTATTAACGCCGGTCCAGGCATGGGAAAATCAATCATGATGAAGTTTCTAAAGTACAAATGTCCACCAAACCATTGGGTGATCATGATTAATCTCAACGACCACGTCAAGTTTTTTAAAGAAGAACACACAGTAAACGAGGCTGTTGAATACTTACTGGCAACTGAAAGCAAGAATTTGTTTGTCAAACAAGTcgtacaaatattttcctcaAGAATGAGAATTTTGTTCTTGTGGGATGGTTTTGACGAGCTACCCGGCGCCTGTGTGAATCCTGTGGTTTCTCTGATGAAAAAACTATCTGTCGAAGGCTATTGGCAATGGATTGCGGCAAGAAACAACTCTAGGCAATTTCTCGAAGACACTTTCAACCTCTTGTCGTTGACTATGACCCAGTTCAGCGAACAAGACCAACAAGTATACATTTACAATCACATAAAAGAAAGATACGATGATGAAGAGAAAGTAAAGCGGATGGTTGTCCAACTGAACGAAAATATGTCGTCGTCTTTGAGCTGCGGATATTTTGACTATACTGGAGTGCCTCTTCAGATCAACATGGTCATGGAGATTTTTCTCAAGAATCCACAAAAGTACCTGGAAGAAATCAAAATAGTTACTTTGACTGACATCTATCAAGAGTTCACGGACGGAAAATTCACCAATCTGTTCGAACGAGCTAGTGCCAAAAGCAAGAACTATCTCATGCAAAAGATCCAGATGAAGTTCAAAGGTGCTCAACTGCCTCAGTACGAAATCGCGGCGCTGAAAGCCTCGTTCGACGACAAAATCTTCAACTCTCTCAACCTCGACTGTGACAAGTTCCTACAAGAAATTGTACAGAACAGGGACAGCGTCGGTTTAATTTTTGGCCTGAACGATGAGAACAAACCGGTTTTCACCCACAAGACGTACGAGGAATTTTTGACGGCGTCTTGGTTGGCGAAAAACTATAAAGACCACCCGGACTTGGTACAGATTATCTTCAACGAGGAGCACAACAACATCCGGCTTATGTTTGACATGATTTTGGCTAAAGACAGTCCAGTGCACATTTCTATTCTTTATCGGAACATGAACATTTTGGAAACATATGGAAACGACGTGTCAAAATATAAAGACAAAGGGGGACGGAATCCTTTACAAATTGCCTGCGCCTGGGGAAGCAAGCATCCTTTGGGGACCACATTCCAAAGCAACACCGGCGAAACTGTAATCTCCATAAACGAAAACATCAGCGAGCCTCAACTCAATGTCGAAGTTGTCAACTTTTTACTTTCTCATGGTTGCAATCCGTTTGACAAAGACGTCTTGATTGGTTGGGACGCTGTGGAGTATGCTGACAAGACTCTTTCGTTGTCTTTACTCGAAGCAATTCTAGCATTTAAGCACGAAATTGATTTTGCAAAACTGTCAAACTTCAACGACATCAACACTCTTTTGTATTACAGCGTCAAGTATAATTACCAGAACTTGTTTTTCCGTCTGTCAGATTACCCATACCTTGAGCTCAGTCTAGAAGGCGAAGATATGCGTACTCTTCTGCAATTTGCCGTTCAAATGGACCGACTGGATTTTGTGAAGCTTCTACTAAATCTACCTCACTATCAGAACGCCATCAACAAACCCTACAAAGATTTGGGGAGTCCTCTTTTCTCCGCAGGTTCCAATGGAAAcattgaaatgttcaagtttctTCAAACCAAGGGGGCGCAAATCGATCGGAACCAATCCTCACCGTTGCTAGTTGCCGTCGCACTGGGCCATAAAGCGTTTTGTCGGTTGTTGCTTGAGGAAAAAATGGACGTGAATGAGACTTTCATGGACGGTAACTCAGTTCTTCAAATTGCTGCAATGAAGGATCATCTAGATGTTCTGGAGCTGCTGTTGGATTATGGTGCTTCTGTCAACTACGTGAGCTGTCTAGACCTAACAGCTCTGGATTATTGCATCGACAATGGATGTCTAAGAGGAGCTGAGATCCTTGTAGCTAAAGGag CTAATGTCAACAGACAGGGGAGAACGTTGTATGGGTATTCTCCTCTTCACAACACCTGCGAATTGGGACACGCCGAAATGGTAAAATTTTTGCTGCGATCTGGAGCCGATCCTACGATAAAGTCCAATCAACTGTACACACCGTTACATGTTGCTCTGATCAACAAGCAAGAAGAGATCGCGAAGATTTTGATAGAAGCGGATTGCAGTGTCATCAACGAGTACTCTGAAGAAAAATCGACACCTctaatgcttgcagcgttggAAAACTTCCACAGTACCGTCGAGATGTTGTCACAATTGGGTGCCGACATGGACAGTAGAGAAAGCAAGGATTCCCCTCTTCGAATTGCTACTTTGAAGCAATTCGACAAGTGTGTCTCGATTTTGCTGACATTTGGTGCAACGGTTAACAGAGCTGACATCCATGGAAATAGTCCCTTGTTCTATGCCATTCAAAATGAAGCTATTATGAACCTATTCCTTGACAATGCAGCAACAGATGTTAATTTTAAGGGCAAAGGGTTCATAACGCCACTACATTTTGCCgcagaaaatggaaaaataagaGCTGTGGAACAACTGATCGCACACAGAGCAGACGTCGACGCTGTAGATGTTAACCATCGGACTCCACTTCACTACGCTGCCAGACAAAAGCACGACGTAATTGTGAAGTGTCTGTTAAAACACAATGCCAGTGTGGGCGACGGCATTAGTTTGTTATATCTTGCTTGCATCACAGACAGCCCTGATTGTCTTCTGACTCTACTGAATCACGGAATCGACGTTAACATGTCAGATCAAGAAGGAACAAGTGCTTTACATTTTGCCGCCATGAAGAGCCTCTTCTGTGTTAAAGTATTGCTCAAGAAAGGAGCTGTCGTAAATGTGACGGGCAAAAACGGTTTGACTCCTCTATCTTTTGCGGTGTTCTTGGGAAAAATCGATATTGTCAAAGAGCTGGTAGAAAATGGCGCTGATCTTCAATTGGGTTTTGACCGTTCTACAGCCTTACACGTTTCTGCAAGACTCGGTGACATCGCCACTTTAATCCTCTTAATCACCTTGGGCAGTGACGTAAACGCCCAAGATGAAGATGGTAGAACTGCTTTGCATTGTATCAGCGAACAGAGTGACGACCAtctactttttaaaattttgaaaacggtGAAAAGTTGCAAAATTGGGTTTCAGCTCGAGCGCAGTTTCGAGGACTGCGCCAACGAACTGATAGAAAGGGGTACGCTTGTAACAAAAGCTAGCAAGTCTGGTTGGACGCCCATTGTAGCTGCTGCCTTTCACAACAATTTGGACATGgtgaaatttttccaaaagaaGCTCCAGTCGAGGC GTGATCTTGACGACGAATGGCAAAAAAGCTTCCTCGCCGCTGCGTTGAAGAACCACGAAGCAGTTCTTCAGTTCTTGCACGAGAGTGGACTGGCAAAGGTCAACGGCGCAGGAGGTACAGGTCGTATGACAGCACTGCATTGTGCTTGCTCCGAGGGTAGTTTCCAATGCGCCCTCTACTTGATCAAAAATGGTGCCAACGTTGATGCCACAAATGCGGATGGCTGCACTCCTCTATATTTTTGCGCCCGCAGAGGTTATTTGGATGTGGTGCGACTATTGCTAGAGAATAAAGCTGAAGTGAATGTCCCCAATGGGCATGGTAATACGAGCGTGTTTGCTGCTGCTGCTCAAGGTCTTTTAGATGTTGTTACTTCACTTCGTGAGAATGGGGCTGACATTAACGTCATCGATGACGATGGAGATACACCTCTACATGATGCCGCCGCTGGGGGGCATTTACAAGTGGTTCAGTATCTTGTTTCGGAAGGTGCTGATGTAGGGTTgagaaacaaaaatggaaaagTGCCAGCAGATCTCGCCATAGACAACGAAAGGGATGACGTTGTCCATTTCTTTCAGTCTAATACTTAA